A genomic stretch from Haloferax sp. Atlit-12N includes:
- the hflX gene encoding GTPase HflX, with amino-acid sequence MSRVVVAKRVDRGDADLTEISDLARAAGYEVVGELTQTREEDAAFHFGEGKVGELASLVAREDAAAVVFDNRLGPYQTYNIAQKLPDDAEVIDRFTLILEIFGQRANTRKAQLQVELAELRYELPRAEAKASLAKRDERPGFMGLGEYDESREQDIKAQISRIKNELDAIADKEETRREQRRESGFDLVALAGYTNAGKSTLMQRLAADLEVGQNDDLHPDLDPTAESQDKLFTTLGTTTRRAETGKRDVLLTDTVGFVSDLPHWLVESFKSTLDSVYRADLVLLVVDASEPIEEMREKLVTSHDTLYERNEAPIVTVFNKVDKVAAEELEEKRAALSALAPNPVAVSGLTGENVEELAARVEDELPAWKHERLLLPMADDTMSLVSWLYDHAHVEAEEYEGEQVHVEFEARPAIVEKARAKAADLSAPADSA; translated from the coding sequence ATGAGTCGCGTCGTCGTCGCGAAGCGCGTCGACCGCGGAGACGCCGACCTCACGGAGATTTCCGACCTCGCCCGCGCCGCGGGCTACGAGGTGGTCGGCGAACTCACCCAGACCCGTGAAGAGGACGCCGCGTTCCACTTCGGCGAAGGGAAAGTCGGCGAGTTAGCGTCGCTTGTCGCGCGCGAGGACGCCGCCGCCGTCGTCTTCGACAACCGACTGGGCCCCTACCAGACGTACAACATCGCCCAGAAGCTCCCCGACGACGCGGAGGTCATCGACCGCTTCACGCTCATCCTCGAAATCTTCGGCCAGCGGGCGAACACCCGCAAGGCGCAGTTACAGGTCGAACTCGCCGAGCTCCGCTACGAACTGCCCCGCGCCGAGGCGAAGGCGTCGCTGGCGAAGCGCGACGAGCGCCCCGGGTTTATGGGCCTCGGTGAGTACGACGAGAGCCGCGAACAGGACATCAAGGCCCAGATTTCGCGCATCAAGAACGAACTGGACGCCATCGCGGACAAAGAAGAGACCCGGCGCGAACAGCGCCGCGAGTCCGGCTTCGACCTCGTGGCCCTCGCGGGCTACACGAACGCCGGGAAGTCGACGCTGATGCAGCGGCTCGCCGCCGACCTCGAAGTCGGCCAGAACGACGACCTCCACCCGGACCTCGACCCGACCGCCGAGTCCCAAGACAAACTGTTCACGACCCTTGGGACGACCACGCGCCGCGCCGAGACGGGCAAGCGAGACGTGCTTCTCACCGACACCGTCGGATTCGTCTCGGACCTCCCCCACTGGCTCGTCGAGTCGTTCAAGTCCACGCTCGATTCGGTCTACCGGGCCGACCTCGTGTTGCTCGTCGTGGACGCCTCCGAGCCCATCGAGGAGATGCGCGAGAAGCTCGTCACCAGCCACGACACGCTCTACGAGCGCAACGAAGCGCCCATCGTGACCGTGTTCAACAAGGTGGACAAGGTCGCGGCCGAGGAACTCGAAGAAAAGCGCGCCGCGCTGTCGGCGCTCGCGCCCAACCCCGTCGCCGTCTCGGGGCTGACCGGCGAGAACGTCGAGGAACTGGCCGCCCGCGTCGAGGACGAACTGCCCGCGTGGAAGCACGAGCGCCTCCTGTTGCCGATGGCCGACGACACGATGAGCCTCGTCTCGTGGCTCTACGACCACGCCCACGTCGAGGCCGAGGAGTACGAGGGCGAGCAGGTCCACGTCGAGTTCGAGGCGCGCCCCGCAATCGTCGAGAAAGCGCGGGCGAAGGCCGCCGACCTCTCTGCGCCGGCCGACTCGGCCTGA
- a CDS encoding glycosyltransferase family 4 protein — MLGWGFPPNVSGGLDTHVGEMFERLEEREDVDIELVLPAEYAPDREGIVGVPTGEGDIITRIGRLGQTFAERAADADIVHTHDWFGYGPGSRAKSNNEDVEWVTTFHSLSSDRNIDPPQREVETERRIAERCDHLLAVSELLADKVKREYGGDCHVIYNGFSECETTGRDLKEELGIDGKMLFFVGRHTDQKGISHLVYAMEKLARDDVTLVMGGSGHLTAQLKRFAELLGVEDRIKWAGYVPEEALGDYYASADLFVSPSLSEPFGITIVEALSTGTRVVATESGAAEVLPDDCVIEVEPDSRSIADGIEYGLSLEGEPEYEPYTWDRVVDETVDYYHSILDGDADVSAGPENEVEAGDADAAESDAN; from the coding sequence ATGCTGGGGTGGGGGTTTCCGCCGAACGTCAGCGGCGGGCTCGACACGCACGTCGGCGAGATGTTCGAGCGACTCGAGGAGCGGGAGGACGTTGACATCGAACTCGTGCTTCCCGCCGAGTACGCGCCGGACCGCGAGGGAATCGTCGGGGTCCCGACGGGCGAGGGCGACATCATCACCCGAATCGGTCGGCTGGGACAGACGTTCGCCGAGCGCGCCGCCGACGCCGACATCGTCCACACGCACGACTGGTTCGGCTACGGGCCGGGGTCGCGCGCGAAATCGAACAACGAGGACGTGGAGTGGGTGACCACGTTCCACTCGCTCTCGTCGGACCGCAACATCGACCCACCGCAGCGCGAGGTCGAGACCGAGCGCCGCATCGCCGAGCGCTGTGACCACCTGCTCGCGGTGAGCGAACTCCTCGCCGACAAGGTCAAACGGGAGTACGGCGGCGACTGCCACGTCATCTACAACGGCTTTTCCGAGTGCGAGACGACGGGTCGCGACCTCAAGGAGGAACTCGGCATCGACGGGAAGATGCTGTTTTTCGTCGGCCGCCACACCGACCAGAAGGGCATCTCGCACCTCGTCTACGCGATGGAGAAACTCGCCCGCGACGACGTGACGCTCGTCATGGGTGGGTCGGGCCACCTCACCGCCCAGCTCAAGCGATTCGCCGAACTGCTCGGCGTCGAAGACCGCATCAAGTGGGCCGGCTACGTCCCCGAGGAGGCGCTCGGCGACTACTACGCCTCGGCGGACCTGTTCGTCTCGCCGTCGCTGTCCGAGCCGTTCGGCATCACCATCGTCGAGGCGCTCTCGACGGGCACCCGCGTCGTCGCCACCGAGAGCGGCGCGGCGGAGGTCCTCCCCGACGACTGCGTCATCGAGGTCGAACCCGACTCGCGCTCCATCGCCGACGGCATCGAGTACGGCCTCTCGCTGGAGGGAGAACCGGAGTACGAGCCGTACACGTGGGACCGGGTCGTCGACGAGACGGTGGACTACTACCACAGCATCCTCGACGGAGACGCCGACGTTTCCGCCGGTCCCGAGAACGAAGTCGAAGCCGGGGACGCGGACGCCGCCGAGTCGGACGCGAACTGA
- the moaC gene encoding cyclic pyranopterin monophosphate synthase MoaC yields MSDEHAGSESNESADGDDRDLTHVDEEGNVQMVDVGEKPDTRRRAVARGTIHLSANTVRAIRDDEIGKGDVLATARIGAIQAVKHTWETIPMCHQIPITNVDTEFEVADESVTLSVTVGTTGKTGCEMEALEGVTTGLNVVWDMVKAAEKDDDGQYPGTRISDVEVVTKQKETLD; encoded by the coding sequence ATGAGCGACGAGCACGCCGGGTCGGAGTCGAACGAGTCGGCCGACGGCGACGACCGCGACCTGACCCACGTCGACGAGGAGGGCAACGTCCAGATGGTCGACGTGGGCGAAAAGCCCGACACCCGCCGTCGGGCGGTCGCCCGCGGAACCATCCACCTCAGCGCCAACACTGTTCGGGCTATCCGCGACGACGAAATCGGGAAGGGCGACGTGTTGGCGACCGCCCGAATCGGCGCGATTCAGGCCGTCAAACACACGTGGGAGACGATTCCGATGTGCCACCAGATTCCCATCACGAACGTCGACACCGAGTTCGAGGTGGCCGACGAGTCGGTCACGCTGTCCGTGACGGTCGGGACGACCGGGAAAACGGGCTGTGAGATGGAGGCGTTAGAGGGCGTGACGACCGGCCTCAACGTCGTCTGGGACATGGTGAAGGCCGCGGAGAAAGACGACGACGGCCAGTATCCGGGGACGCGTATCTCCGACGTGGAAGTCGTCACGAAACAAAAAGAGACGCTCGACTGA
- the trxA gene encoding thioredoxin, whose product MSTPETTDAPVHVESTDQLDELIADNAVVLVDYHAEWCGPCKMLEPTVEEIAEETDAVVAKVDIDELQELAREKGIRSVPTLQFYAGGEQVKEVIGVQSKEDLVDIIEAAA is encoded by the coding sequence ATGAGCACTCCGGAGACAACCGATGCACCCGTCCACGTCGAGAGTACGGACCAGCTCGACGAACTCATCGCCGACAACGCGGTCGTTCTCGTGGACTACCACGCCGAGTGGTGCGGCCCCTGTAAGATGCTCGAACCCACCGTGGAGGAAATCGCCGAGGAGACCGACGCCGTCGTCGCCAAGGTCGATATCGACGAACTCCAGGAGCTAGCCCGCGAGAAAGGGATTCGCAGCGTCCCGACCCTGCAGTTCTACGCCGGCGGCGAGCAGGTCAAGGAGGTCATCGGCGTCCAGAGCAAAGAGGACCTCGTCGACATCATCGAAGCCGCCGCGTAA
- a CDS encoding NAD(P)H-hydrate dehydratase translates to MITSRRMAAVDLNAEALGVPRKQLMESSGNAVARACRDLAEPGASVAIVAGRGNNGGDALVAARFLKAYDVTVHLLGRPETISTDIARENWDALVAGEADRRTVTDSTAFDLGDPDLVVDAMLGTGVTGALREPEATAARAINESSATVLAVDVPSGVDADTGDAAGLTVDADRVVTFHDDKPGLGDLDCEVVVADIGIPEAAELFTGPGDLLALDRDAQSHKGDHGDVLVVGGGPYTGAPALAAQSALRAGADLARVACPETVAREVQGYSENLIVRGFSGDRLAPEHVPDLLDFAADRDAVVFGPGLGDADESLDAVREFLAAYDGTAVVDADALQVVPEVDTEATLICTPHQGELAKMGGETDADWEARRDLVREFAADLGHTLLVKGAYDVVSDGDAVRVNRTGNPGMTVGGTGDVLAGATGALAVVLPPLDAAAVAAYANGRAGDLAAEAFGSGLVATDLLERLPAALRGEEA, encoded by the coding sequence ATGATTACGAGTCGACGCATGGCCGCGGTCGACCTGAACGCCGAGGCGCTCGGCGTGCCGCGGAAACAGCTCATGGAGTCGAGCGGGAACGCCGTCGCGCGGGCCTGCCGCGACCTCGCGGAGCCCGGCGCGTCGGTCGCAATCGTCGCCGGCCGCGGCAACAACGGCGGCGACGCGCTCGTCGCCGCGCGGTTCCTGAAGGCGTACGATGTGACCGTCCACCTGCTCGGTCGCCCGGAGACGATTTCGACCGACATCGCCCGCGAGAACTGGGACGCCCTCGTCGCGGGCGAGGCCGACCGACGGACCGTCACCGATTCGACCGCCTTCGACCTCGGCGACCCGGACCTCGTCGTGGACGCGATGCTCGGCACCGGCGTCACCGGCGCGCTCCGCGAACCCGAGGCGACGGCCGCGCGCGCCATCAACGAGTCATCCGCGACTGTCCTCGCGGTGGACGTTCCCTCCGGCGTCGACGCCGACACCGGCGACGCGGCGGGACTCACGGTCGACGCCGACCGGGTCGTCACCTTCCACGACGACAAGCCCGGTCTCGGCGACCTCGACTGCGAGGTCGTCGTCGCCGACATCGGCATCCCCGAGGCGGCCGAGTTGTTCACCGGTCCCGGCGACCTCCTCGCGCTCGACCGCGACGCCCAGAGCCACAAGGGTGACCACGGCGACGTGCTCGTCGTCGGCGGCGGCCCGTACACCGGCGCGCCCGCGCTCGCCGCGCAGTCGGCCCTCAGAGCCGGCGCGGACCTCGCCCGCGTCGCCTGCCCCGAGACCGTCGCCCGCGAGGTACAGGGCTACTCGGAGAACCTCATCGTCCGCGGCTTTTCGGGCGACCGACTCGCACCCGAACACGTCCCCGACCTCCTCGATTTCGCCGCCGACCGCGACGCGGTCGTTTTCGGTCCCGGCCTCGGCGACGCCGACGAGTCGCTCGACGCGGTCCGCGAGTTCCTCGCCGCCTACGACGGGACCGCCGTCGTCGACGCCGACGCCCTGCAGGTCGTCCCCGAGGTGGACACCGAGGCGACCCTCATCTGTACGCCCCATCAGGGCGAGTTGGCGAAGATGGGCGGCGAGACCGACGCCGACTGGGAGGCCCGACGCGACCTCGTCCGCGAGTTCGCCGCCGACCTCGGCCACACGCTCCTCGTGAAGGGCGCGTACGACGTGGTCTCCGACGGCGACGCGGTCCGCGTCAACCGAACTGGGAACCCCGGCATGACCGTCGGGGGGACCGGCGACGTACTTGCGGGCGCGACCGGCGCGCTCGCGGTCGTCCTGCCCCCGCTCGACGCGGCCGCCGTCGCGGCCTACGCGAACGGCCGCGCGGGCGACCTCGCCGCCGAGGCGTTCGGCAGCGGTCTCGTCGCCACCGACCTGCTCGAACGACTGCCCGCGGCTCTGCGAGGTGAGGAAGCATGA
- a CDS encoding FUN14 domain-containing protein has protein sequence MDLLQLSIDPQQLGIEFGSGAVIGGIIGFAAKKIAKLIAVIVGLELAVFKFLESRGIITVDWERLTGGLVSATQDAATGAPPDWISTILSTLSISAGFSGGFLVGFKKG, from the coding sequence ATGGACCTCTTGCAACTGAGCATCGACCCGCAGCAGCTCGGCATCGAGTTCGGGAGCGGGGCCGTCATCGGCGGCATCATCGGCTTCGCGGCCAAGAAAATCGCGAAGCTCATCGCCGTCATCGTCGGCCTCGAACTCGCCGTGTTCAAGTTCCTCGAATCGCGGGGCATCATCACCGTTGACTGGGAGCGCCTCACCGGCGGCCTCGTGAGCGCCACGCAGGACGCCGCGACCGGCGCGCCGCCGGACTGGATTTCGACGATTCTGTCGACCCTGTCTATCTCCGCCGGCTTCTCCGGCGGCTTCCTCGTCGGCTTCAAGAAGGGGTAG
- a CDS encoding ribosome assembly factor SBDS, which produces MISLDEAVTARLESHGARFEVLIDPDAALSIKRGEFDGDLEEVIAAEDVFEDASRGDRPAENDLEKVFGTTDPMEIIPEVVKKGEIQITAEQRREMQEQKRKSLINRIARNAVNPQMNDSPHPPERIERALEEAGFKIDPMEPVESQVDDALDALRPVLPIKFAEVTVAVQLPAEYAGSGQAQIRSYGDLEREEWQNDGSWVGVITFPAGMQNDFYDKVNNITSGTAETRIVKDEDDL; this is translated from the coding sequence ATGATTTCACTCGACGAGGCAGTCACGGCCCGCCTGGAATCTCACGGCGCGCGGTTCGAGGTGCTCATCGACCCCGACGCGGCGCTTTCGATAAAGCGCGGTGAGTTCGACGGCGACCTCGAAGAGGTCATCGCCGCCGAAGACGTGTTCGAGGACGCCTCCCGCGGCGACCGCCCCGCCGAGAACGACCTCGAGAAGGTCTTCGGAACGACCGACCCGATGGAGATAATCCCCGAGGTCGTCAAGAAAGGGGAGATTCAGATCACGGCCGAACAGCGCCGCGAGATGCAAGAACAGAAACGCAAGTCGCTCATCAACCGCATCGCCCGCAACGCGGTCAACCCGCAGATGAACGACTCGCCGCACCCGCCGGAGCGAATCGAGCGCGCGCTCGAAGAGGCCGGCTTCAAAATCGACCCGATGGAACCCGTCGAGTCGCAGGTCGACGACGCGCTCGACGCGCTTCGACCCGTGTTGCCAATCAAGTTCGCCGAAGTCACCGTCGCCGTCCAACTCCCGGCCGAGTACGCCGGGAGCGGACAGGCGCAGATTCGGAGCTACGGCGACCTCGAACGCGAGGAGTGGCAGAACGACGGCTCGTGGGTCGGCGTCATCACGTTCCCCGCGGGGATGCAAAACGACTTCTACGACAAGGTGAACAACATCACGAGCGGCACGGCCGAGACGCGCATCGTCAAGGACGAAGACGACCTCTGA
- a CDS encoding NifU family protein encodes MSSQTSEKSLEERLDLFMRRNFPQIEMHGGDAGIEAIDEETGEVWISLTGACSGCGISPMTIQALKARMVAEFEEIDAVHASTGGFYDDDSGAGLEPDVSDAPF; translated from the coding sequence ATGAGTTCGCAGACGTCGGAGAAGTCCCTCGAAGAACGGCTCGACCTGTTCATGCGGCGGAACTTCCCCCAAATCGAGATGCACGGCGGCGACGCGGGTATCGAGGCCATCGACGAGGAGACCGGCGAAGTGTGGATCTCCCTCACCGGCGCGTGTTCCGGATGCGGTATCTCGCCGATGACGATTCAGGCGCTGAAGGCGCGCATGGTCGCCGAGTTCGAGGAGATAGACGCGGTCCACGCCTCGACCGGCGGCTTCTACGACGACGACTCGGGCGCGGGGCTCGAACCCGACGTGTCCGACGCGCCCTTCTGA
- a CDS encoding 2,5-diamino-6-(ribosylamino)-4(3H)-pyrimidinone 5'-phosphate reductase, with protein MHVHVNAAASLDGKLSSRRREQVKISGDDDFARVDEVRAAADAVAVGVGTVLADDPHLTLDAPDLVAAREDRGDPSHPARVVADSRARTPTDARILDDVATTYVLVSEAAPADRREALEAAGAELVVAGAERVSLPDAFDALESRGVDRLMVEGGGELIFSLFEAGLVDELTLYVGSMVIGGRDAPTLADGEGFVADFPRLSLRDVERVDDGVLLIYDC; from the coding sequence ATGCACGTCCACGTCAACGCCGCCGCGAGCCTCGACGGCAAGCTCTCGTCTCGCCGCCGCGAGCAGGTGAAGATAAGCGGCGACGACGACTTCGCCCGCGTGGACGAGGTTCGCGCGGCCGCCGACGCTGTCGCCGTCGGCGTCGGAACCGTCCTCGCCGACGACCCGCACCTCACGCTCGACGCCCCGGACCTCGTCGCCGCTCGCGAGGACCGGGGCGACCCGTCGCACCCCGCCCGCGTCGTCGCCGACTCGCGCGCTCGGACCCCGACCGACGCCCGGATTCTGGACGACGTAGCGACGACCTACGTGCTCGTCTCCGAGGCCGCGCCGGCCGACCGCCGCGAGGCGCTCGAAGCCGCCGGCGCGGAACTCGTCGTCGCCGGCGCGGAGCGGGTGTCGCTGCCCGACGCCTTCGATGCGCTCGAATCGCGCGGCGTCGACCGGCTCATGGTCGAAGGCGGTGGGGAACTCATCTTCTCGCTGTTCGAGGCCGGCCTCGTCGACGAACTCACCCTCTACGTCGGCTCGATGGTCATCGGCGGCCGCGACGCGCCGACGCTCGCCGACGGCGAGGGCTTCGTCGCCGACTTCCCCAGACTGTCGCTCCGCGACGTGGAGCGCGTCGACGACGGGGTGCTCCTGATCTACGACTGCTGA